One window of the Streptomyces sp. NBC_00259 genome contains the following:
- a CDS encoding F0F1 ATP synthase subunit gamma, whose protein sequence is MGAQLRVYKRRIKSVTATKKITKAMEMISASRIVKAQRKVAASTPYATELTRAVTAVATGSNTKHPLTTEADAPSRAAVLLLTSDRGLAGGYSSNAIKSAARLTERLRGEGKEVDTYIVGRKGVAYYGFRELKIADSWTGFTDNPSYANAKTVAEPLIEAIEKETAEGGVDELHIVFTEFVSMLTQSPVDNRLLPLSLAETKAAAESGTKDELLPLFDFEPSAEDVLDALLPRYVESRIYNALLQAAASEHAARRKAMKSATDNAGDLINTYTRLANAARQAEITQEISEIVGGASALADATAGSDY, encoded by the coding sequence ATGGGAGCCCAGCTCCGGGTCTACAAGCGTCGTATCAAGTCGGTCACCGCGACGAAGAAGATCACCAAGGCGATGGAGATGATCTCCGCCTCGCGCATCGTCAAGGCACAGCGCAAGGTGGCCGCCTCCACGCCGTACGCGACCGAGCTGACCCGCGCGGTCACGGCGGTGGCGACCGGATCGAACACCAAGCACCCGCTGACCACGGAGGCGGACGCTCCGAGCCGCGCCGCGGTACTGCTCCTCACGAGCGACCGCGGTCTGGCCGGCGGCTACTCCTCCAACGCCATCAAGTCGGCCGCCCGGCTCACCGAGCGGCTCCGTGGCGAGGGCAAGGAGGTCGACACCTACATCGTCGGCCGCAAGGGTGTGGCCTACTACGGCTTCCGTGAGCTGAAGATCGCGGACTCGTGGACGGGCTTCACCGACAATCCGTCGTACGCCAACGCCAAGACGGTCGCGGAACCGCTGATCGAGGCGATCGAGAAGGAGACGGCAGAGGGCGGCGTGGACGAGCTCCACATCGTCTTCACCGAGTTCGTCTCGATGCTGACGCAGTCGCCGGTGGACAACCGGCTGCTGCCGCTCAGCCTCGCCGAGACCAAGGCCGCGGCCGAGAGCGGCACGAAGGACGAACTGCTTCCGCTGTTCGACTTCGAGCCGTCGGCCGAGGACGTCCTCGACGCACTGCTTCCGCGGTACGTCGAGAGCCGCATCTACAACGCCCTGCTTCAGGCCGCCGCTTCCGAGCACGCGGCCCGGCGCAAGGCGATGAAGTCGGCGACCGACAACGCGGGTGACCTGATCAACACGTACACCCGACTTGCCAACGCGGCCCGCCAGGCCGAAATCACCCAGGAAATCAGCGAGATCGTCGGAGGCGCGAGCGCCCTGGCCGACGCGACCGCGGGGAGTGACTACTAA
- the atpD gene encoding F0F1 ATP synthase subunit beta, with protein MTTTVETATATGRVARVIGPVVDVEFPVDAMPEIYNALKVDVPDPADPGTTKTLTLEVAQHLGEGVVRTISMQPTDGLVRQAPVTNTGKGITVPVGDFTKGKVFNTLGEVLNEPEANGQETERWAIHRKAPKFEDLESKTEMFETGLKVVDLLTPYVKGGKIGLFGGAGVGKTVLIQEMIMRVAKLHEGVSVFAGVGERTREGNDLIAEMEESGVLDKTALVFGQMDEPPGTRLRVALAGLTMAEYFRDVQKQDVLFFIDNIFRFTQAGSEVSTLLGRMPSAVGYQPNLADEMGLLQERITSTRGHSITSMQAIYVPADDLTDPAPATTFAHLDATTVLSRPISEKGIYPAVDPLDSTSRILDPRYISQDHYSAAMRVKGILQKYKDLQDIIAILGIDELGEEDKLVVHRARRVERFLSQNTHAAKQFTGVDGSDVPLDESISAFNAICDGEYDHFPEQAFFMCGGLEDLKANAKELGVS; from the coding sequence ATGACCACCACTGTTGAGACGGCCACGGCGACGGGCCGCGTCGCGCGGGTCATCGGCCCGGTCGTCGACGTGGAGTTCCCCGTCGACGCGATGCCGGAGATCTACAACGCGCTGAAGGTCGACGTGCCGGACCCGGCCGACCCGGGCACCACGAAGACCCTGACCCTCGAGGTCGCCCAGCACCTCGGCGAGGGCGTGGTGCGTACGATCTCGATGCAGCCCACCGACGGTCTGGTCCGCCAGGCCCCGGTGACCAACACCGGCAAGGGCATCACCGTCCCCGTCGGCGACTTCACCAAGGGCAAGGTGTTCAACACCCTCGGTGAGGTGCTGAACGAGCCGGAGGCCAACGGCCAGGAGACCGAGCGCTGGGCGATCCACCGCAAGGCCCCGAAGTTCGAGGACCTCGAGTCGAAGACCGAGATGTTCGAGACCGGCCTGAAGGTCGTCGACCTTCTCACCCCGTACGTCAAGGGTGGAAAGATCGGTCTGTTCGGTGGCGCGGGTGTGGGCAAGACCGTCCTCATCCAGGAAATGATCATGCGTGTGGCCAAGCTGCACGAGGGTGTTTCCGTGTTCGCCGGTGTCGGTGAGCGCACCCGTGAGGGCAACGACCTCATCGCGGAGATGGAAGAGTCCGGCGTTCTGGACAAGACCGCGCTGGTCTTCGGCCAGATGGACGAGCCCCCGGGCACCCGTCTGCGCGTGGCCCTGGCCGGTCTGACCATGGCGGAGTACTTCCGCGATGTGCAGAAGCAGGACGTGCTGTTCTTCATCGACAACATCTTCCGCTTCACCCAGGCCGGTTCCGAGGTGTCCACCCTGCTCGGCCGTATGCCGTCCGCGGTGGGTTACCAGCCGAACCTGGCGGACGAGATGGGCCTCCTGCAGGAGCGCATCACCTCGACCCGTGGTCACTCGATCACCTCGATGCAGGCGATCTACGTCCCCGCGGACGACCTGACCGACCCGGCGCCGGCCACCACCTTCGCCCACCTCGACGCGACGACGGTTCTGTCCCGTCCGATCTCCGAGAAGGGCATCTACCCCGCGGTGGACCCGCTGGACTCCACGTCCCGCATCCTGGACCCGCGCTACATCTCGCAGGACCACTACAGCGCGGCCATGCGCGTCAAGGGAATCCTGCAGAAGTACAAGGACCTCCAGGACATCATCGCGATCCTCGGTATCGACGAGCTGGGCGAGGAGGACAAGCTCGTTGTCCACCGTGCCCGTCGTGTCGAGCGCTTCCTGTCCCAGAACACCCACGCGGCGAAGCAGTTCACCGGTGTGGACGGTTCGGACGTGCCGCTGGACGAGTCGATCTCCGCGTTCAACGCGATCTGCGACGGTGAGTACGACCACTTCCCGGAGCAGGCGTTCTTCATGTGCGGTGGCCTCGAGGACCTCAAGGCCAACGCCAAGGAGCTCGGCGTCTCCTGA
- a CDS encoding F0F1 ATP synthase subunit epsilon: protein MAAELHVELVAADRQVWSGEATLVVARTTSGDIGVMPGHQPLLGVLESGPVTIRTSEGTVVAAVHGGFISFADDKLSLLAEIAELADEIDAQRAERALERAKADDDAVAARRADVRLRAVAVH from the coding sequence TTGGCTGCTGAGCTGCACGTCGAGCTGGTCGCCGCCGACCGCCAGGTCTGGTCCGGCGAGGCCACCCTGGTCGTGGCGCGCACCACGTCCGGCGACATCGGCGTCATGCCCGGTCACCAGCCGCTGCTCGGTGTGCTGGAGTCGGGCCCGGTGACCATTCGTACGAGCGAGGGAACGGTCGTCGCCGCTGTGCACGGCGGCTTCATCTCGTTCGCCGACGACAAGCTGTCGCTGCTGGCGGAGATCGCCGAGCTGGCGGACGAGATCGACGCCCAGCGCGCCGAGCGTGCGCTGGAGCGCGCCAAGGCCGACGACGACGCCGTCGCCGCGCGGCGCGCCGACGTCCGGCTGCGCGCGGTGGCGGTGCACTGA
- a CDS encoding DUF2550 domain-containing protein has translation MFLALLVSGLVVALVVIGLFVFGLRRRLIQRSGGTFDCSLRWNVPEESDHSGKGWVYGVARYNGDRVEWFRVFSYAPRPRRALERSSIEVLSRRTPEGEEELALLSDAIVLGCLHRETRLELAMSEDALTGFLAWLEAAPPGQRVNVA, from the coding sequence ATGTTCCTCGCTCTGCTTGTGAGCGGACTGGTCGTCGCACTGGTGGTGATCGGGCTCTTCGTCTTCGGCCTGCGCCGCAGGCTGATCCAGCGCTCGGGCGGCACCTTCGACTGCAGCCTGCGCTGGAACGTGCCGGAGGAGAGCGATCACTCCGGCAAGGGCTGGGTGTACGGGGTGGCCCGCTACAACGGCGACCGGGTCGAGTGGTTTCGCGTCTTCTCCTACGCGCCCCGACCGCGCCGCGCCCTGGAGCGCTCGTCGATCGAGGTCCTCTCCCGTCGTACGCCGGAGGGCGAGGAGGAGCTCGCGCTGCTGTCGGACGCGATCGTGCTGGGCTGTCTCCACCGGGAGACGCGCCTCGAGCTGGCGATGAGCGAGGACGCGCTGACCGGCTTCCTCGCCTGGCTGGAGGCGGCGCCTCCCGGCCAGAGAGTGAATGTGGCCTAG
- a CDS encoding glycoside hydrolase family 18 chitinase, which produces MSTSTPRTRSRFRSRATAGLTALLLPLAAMVGLATPAAAATSATATYAKVQDWGSGFEGKWTVKNTGTTSIASWTVEWDFPSGTSVTSAWDADVTSSGTRWTAKNKSWNGTLAPGASVSFGFNGAGPGSPSNCRLNGGSCDGGTVPGDNPPSAPGTPSASGITNTAVTLSWTAATDDKGIKNYDVLRDGTRVATVTGLTYTNTGLTAGTDYSYTIQARDTADQTGPVSGARAVRTTGGGDPDPGPGGKVKLGYFTNWGVYQRNYHVKNLVTSGSASKITHINYAFGNVSGGRCTIGDSYADYDKAYTADQSVDGVADTWDQPLRGNFNQLRKLKARYPHIKVLWSFGGWTWSGGFPQAVQNPTAFAESCYQLVEDPRWADVFDGIDLDWEYPNACGLSCDTSGPAAFKNMMQAMRARFGPNNLVTAAITADASSGGKIEKTDYAGASQHSDWFNVMTYDFFGAFDADGPTAPHSPLTSYTGIPQQGFTSADAIAKLKAQGVPAAKLLLGIGFYGRGWTGVTQAAPGGSATGPAPGTYEQGIEDYKVLKTSCPSTGTIAGTAYAKCGSNWWSYDTPATIGGKMSWAKNQSLGGAFFWEFSGDTTNGELVSAINSGLG; this is translated from the coding sequence TTGAGCACGAGCACCCCCCGTACCAGAAGCAGATTCAGATCCAGAGCGACGGCGGGACTCACCGCCCTGCTGCTCCCCCTCGCCGCCATGGTCGGCCTCGCCACGCCCGCCGCGGCGGCCACCTCCGCGACCGCCACGTACGCCAAGGTCCAGGACTGGGGCAGCGGCTTCGAGGGCAAGTGGACGGTGAAGAACACCGGCACCACCTCGATCGCGTCCTGGACCGTCGAGTGGGACTTCCCCTCCGGTACGTCCGTCACCTCCGCCTGGGACGCCGACGTCACCAGCTCCGGCACCCGCTGGACCGCCAAGAACAAGAGCTGGAACGGCACCCTCGCCCCCGGCGCCTCCGTGTCCTTCGGGTTCAACGGCGCCGGCCCCGGCTCGCCCTCCAACTGCCGCCTCAACGGCGGCTCCTGCGACGGCGGCACCGTCCCCGGCGACAACCCGCCGTCCGCCCCCGGCACCCCGTCCGCGAGCGGCATCACCAACACCGCCGTGACGCTGAGCTGGACCGCCGCCACCGACGACAAGGGCATCAAGAACTACGACGTCCTGCGCGACGGCACGAGGGTCGCCACGGTCACCGGGCTGACGTACACCAACACCGGGCTGACCGCGGGCACGGACTACTCGTACACGATCCAGGCCCGCGACACCGCCGACCAGACCGGCCCGGTCAGCGGCGCCCGCGCGGTGCGCACCACCGGTGGCGGTGACCCGGACCCCGGCCCCGGCGGCAAGGTCAAGCTGGGCTACTTCACCAACTGGGGCGTCTACCAGCGCAACTACCACGTGAAGAACCTGGTGACCTCCGGTTCCGCGTCGAAGATCACGCACATCAACTACGCCTTCGGCAATGTCTCCGGCGGCCGCTGCACCATCGGTGACTCCTACGCCGACTACGACAAGGCCTACACCGCGGACCAGTCGGTCGACGGTGTCGCCGACACCTGGGACCAGCCGCTGCGCGGCAACTTCAACCAGCTGCGCAAGCTCAAGGCCCGCTACCCGCACATCAAGGTGCTCTGGTCCTTCGGCGGCTGGACCTGGTCCGGCGGCTTCCCGCAGGCCGTCCAGAACCCGACCGCCTTCGCCGAGTCCTGCTACCAGCTGGTCGAGGACCCGCGCTGGGCGGACGTCTTCGACGGGATCGACCTGGACTGGGAGTACCCGAACGCGTGCGGACTGTCCTGTGACACCAGCGGCCCGGCCGCGTTCAAGAACATGATGCAGGCCATGCGCGCCAGGTTCGGCCCGAACAACCTGGTCACCGCGGCGATCACGGCCGACGCGAGCAGCGGCGGCAAGATCGAGAAGACCGACTACGCGGGCGCCTCGCAGCACTCCGACTGGTTCAACGTCATGACGTACGACTTCTTCGGCGCCTTCGACGCGGACGGTCCGACCGCCCCGCACTCGCCGCTGACCTCGTACACCGGCATCCCGCAGCAGGGCTTCACCTCCGCTGACGCCATCGCCAAGCTCAAGGCCCAGGGCGTGCCGGCGGCGAAACTGCTGCTCGGCATCGGCTTCTACGGCCGCGGCTGGACGGGCGTGACCCAGGCGGCACCGGGCGGATCGGCCACCGGTCCCGCCCCGGGCACGTACGAGCAGGGCATCGAGGACTACAAGGTCCTCAAGACGTCCTGCCCGTCCACCGGCACCATCGCCGGCACCGCCTACGCCAAGTGCGGCAGCAACTGGTGGAGCTACGACACGCCGGCGACGATCGGCGGAAAGATGAGCTGGGCCAAGAACCAGAGCCTGGGAGGCGCCTTCTTCTGGGAGTTCAGCGGTGACACCACGAACGGTGAACTGGTGAGCGCGATCAACAGCGGCCTGGGATAA
- a CDS encoding response regulator translates to MIRVVVAEDQSAVRAGLVLILGSAPDIEVVGEAGDGEEAVRLARELRPDLVLMDVQMPRLDGVSATRQVVGEGLADVLVLTTFDLDEYVFGALRAGAAGFLLKNAEAKDLVEGVRTVGRGEGLIAPAVTRRLLAEFASPSPVRSPDAPDPAVLDVLTRREREVLSCLGEGMSNAEIAVRLQMAEATVKTHVSRLLGKLELRSRVQAAVLAQELGI, encoded by the coding sequence ATGATCCGGGTCGTGGTCGCGGAGGACCAGAGCGCCGTCAGGGCCGGTCTGGTCCTCATCCTGGGCAGTGCCCCGGACATCGAGGTGGTCGGCGAGGCCGGGGACGGGGAGGAGGCGGTGCGCCTCGCCCGTGAACTGCGGCCGGACCTGGTGCTGATGGATGTGCAGATGCCACGGCTGGACGGGGTCTCGGCGACCCGGCAGGTCGTCGGGGAAGGGCTCGCGGACGTTCTCGTGCTGACGACCTTCGATCTCGACGAGTACGTGTTCGGGGCGCTGCGCGCGGGCGCCGCCGGCTTCCTGCTGAAGAACGCCGAGGCGAAGGATCTGGTCGAGGGGGTACGGACGGTGGGGCGCGGCGAGGGGCTGATCGCGCCGGCCGTGACCCGACGGCTGCTCGCCGAGTTCGCCTCACCCTCCCCGGTACGTTCGCCGGACGCCCCGGACCCCGCCGTACTCGACGTCCTGACGAGGCGTGAGCGCGAAGTGCTCTCGTGTCTGGGCGAGGGCATGTCGAACGCCGAGATCGCGGTGCGGCTGCAGATGGCGGAGGCGACCGTGAAGACTCATGTGAGCAGACTGCTGGGGAAACTGGAGTTGCGCAGCAGGGTTCAAGCGGCCGTTCTGGCGCAGGAGTTGGGGATCTGA
- a CDS encoding sensor histidine kinase → MRLPRPHRDDALIAAAGLVGGLLLWSLGLNLTEDRRPLSGDWATLGPLVVMSCMELLRRTMPRTALAVGTLAIVVDQFTPGNIATVLMYTDIVYAAVVYGTPASARRIPYTTGLVTVAATVGFLAWFQKPAALLLGVVVGLVAFGPAATGALVRNHREAADAARLRAEQTALLAEMDRSQAVIAERARMARELHDMVANHLSAIAIHSTAALSLDEPATTRQALTVIRQNSVEGLAEMRRLIGLLRDSGDDAEPAVAPTLAGLDALVVQARTNGEASGLSFTLDDAVEEDAAPPAPVALAAYRIVQESLTNALKHAHAGEVVVRLTGGAPGDALTVTVTSPYGRTRGPRVPGSGSGLVGMRERVALLGGVFEAGPEPGPADGPAKIWRVRAVLPMVDDKEPSA, encoded by the coding sequence GTGAGACTCCCCCGCCCCCACCGCGACGACGCGCTCATCGCGGCCGCCGGTCTCGTCGGCGGTCTGCTCCTGTGGTCGCTCGGCCTGAACCTCACCGAGGACCGCCGCCCGCTCTCCGGTGACTGGGCGACGCTCGGGCCGCTCGTCGTCATGTCCTGCATGGAACTGCTGCGGCGGACCATGCCGAGGACGGCGCTCGCCGTGGGCACGCTCGCGATCGTGGTGGACCAGTTCACTCCGGGCAACATCGCGACGGTCCTGATGTACACGGACATCGTGTACGCCGCCGTCGTGTACGGGACGCCCGCCTCGGCCCGTCGCATCCCTTACACCACGGGGCTGGTCACGGTCGCGGCGACGGTCGGCTTCCTGGCCTGGTTCCAGAAGCCCGCCGCGCTGCTGCTCGGGGTGGTCGTCGGGCTGGTGGCGTTCGGTCCCGCCGCCACCGGCGCGCTCGTACGCAACCACCGCGAGGCCGCGGACGCGGCGCGGCTGCGGGCCGAGCAGACCGCGCTGCTCGCCGAGATGGACCGCAGCCAGGCGGTCATCGCCGAGCGTGCCCGGATGGCCCGCGAACTGCACGACATGGTCGCCAACCATCTCTCGGCGATCGCCATCCACTCCACCGCCGCGCTCTCCCTCGACGAGCCGGCGACCACCCGGCAGGCGCTCACGGTCATCCGGCAGAACAGCGTGGAGGGTCTCGCGGAGATGCGCCGGCTGATCGGGCTGCTGCGCGACAGCGGGGACGACGCCGAGCCGGCCGTCGCTCCCACGCTGGCCGGCCTGGACGCACTGGTCGTCCAGGCCCGTACGAACGGCGAGGCGAGCGGGCTGAGCTTCACCCTGGACGACGCCGTCGAGGAGGACGCGGCGCCGCCCGCGCCGGTGGCGCTCGCCGCCTACCGGATCGTGCAGGAGTCGCTGACGAACGCGCTGAAGCACGCGCACGCGGGCGAGGTCGTCGTGCGGCTGACGGGCGGCGCGCCGGGCGACGCCCTGACCGTGACGGTGACCAGCCCCTACGGCAGGACGCGGGGGCCGCGCGTGCCGGGCTCCGGCTCCGGACTGGTGGGGATGCGGGAGCGGGTCGCGCTGCTGGGCGGCGTGTTCGAGGCGGGCCCCGAGCCCGGCCCGGCCGACGGCCCGGCGAAGATCTGGCGGGTGCGGGCGGTGCTGCCCATGGTGGACGACAAGGAGCCCTCGGCATGA
- a CDS encoding cob(I)yrinic acid a,c-diamide adenosyltransferase has translation MVNLTRIYTRTGDKGTTALGDMSRTAKTDVRISAYADANEANAVLGTAIALGGLPEEVVKVLVRVQNDLFDVGADLSTPVVENPEYPPLRVEQTYIDKLEADCDRFLAELDKLRSFILPGGTPGAALLHQACTVVRRAERSTWAALEVHGDTMNVLTATYLNRLSDLLFILARTANKEVGDVLWVPGGER, from the coding sequence ATGGTCAATCTGACGCGCATCTACACGCGCACCGGCGACAAGGGCACCACGGCGCTCGGCGACATGAGCCGCACCGCCAAGACGGACGTGCGGATCTCGGCGTACGCGGACGCCAACGAGGCCAACGCGGTGCTCGGCACGGCCATCGCGCTCGGCGGGCTCCCCGAAGAGGTCGTGAAGGTCCTCGTCCGGGTCCAGAACGACCTCTTCGACGTGGGCGCGGACCTCTCCACGCCGGTCGTGGAGAACCCGGAGTACCCGCCGCTGCGCGTGGAGCAGACGTACATCGACAAACTGGAGGCGGACTGCGACCGCTTCCTCGCGGAGCTGGACAAGCTCCGCTCCTTCATCCTCCCGGGCGGTACGCCCGGTGCGGCGCTGCTGCACCAGGCGTGCACGGTGGTCCGGCGTGCCGAGCGCTCCACCTGGGCGGCCCTGGAGGTGCACGGCGACACGATGAACGTGCTGACGGCGACGTACCTCAACCGGCTATCGGATCTGCTCTTCATCCTTGCCCGTACCGCCAACAAGGAGGTCGGGGACGTCCTCTGGGTGCCGGGCGGGGAGCGCTGA
- a CDS encoding ABC transporter permease produces the protein MLMHDTALVFGRYARQTLRSRLQMLFGMLMPLLYLVFFGPLLTGLPLGTQGDSWQMLVPGLLLQLGLFGASFAGFAIIAEKHTGVVERMRVTPVSRLALLLGRVLRDTAVLLFQALLLVLAALAMGLRAPLGGILIGFAFLAVLTVALASLSYALAMKVAGPHEFGPVVNALTMPSMLLSGLMLPMALAPGWLDALSHVMPFRYLVDAVRAGYVGDYASTTMLYGALVALAFAALGVTAGTRVFRRAGA, from the coding sequence GTGCTCATGCACGACACCGCGCTGGTCTTCGGCCGGTACGCCCGCCAGACCCTGCGCTCCAGGCTCCAGATGCTCTTCGGGATGCTGATGCCGCTGCTCTACCTGGTGTTCTTCGGGCCACTGCTCACCGGACTGCCCCTCGGCACCCAGGGCGACTCCTGGCAGATGCTGGTGCCGGGACTGCTGCTCCAACTCGGTCTGTTCGGTGCCTCGTTCGCCGGGTTCGCCATCATCGCCGAGAAGCACACGGGCGTCGTCGAGCGGATGCGGGTGACCCCCGTCAGCCGGCTCGCGCTGCTGCTGGGCCGGGTGCTGCGCGATACCGCGGTCCTGCTGTTCCAGGCCCTTCTGCTGGTGCTGGCCGCGCTGGCGATGGGATTGCGGGCACCGCTCGGAGGCATCCTGATCGGCTTCGCCTTCCTCGCCGTACTGACGGTCGCGCTCGCCTCGCTGTCGTACGCGCTGGCGATGAAGGTCGCCGGGCCGCACGAGTTCGGGCCGGTCGTCAACGCGCTGACCATGCCGTCGATGCTGCTGTCCGGGCTGATGCTGCCGATGGCACTGGCACCGGGCTGGCTGGACGCCCTGTCGCACGTCATGCCGTTCCGCTACCTGGTGGACGCGGTCCGGGCCGGCTACGTCGGCGACTACGCGAGCACGACGATGCTGTACGGCGCGCTGGTCGCCCTCGCGTTCGCGGCGCTCGGGGTGACCGCGGGCACACGGGTCTTCCGCAGGGCGGGCGCGTGA
- a CDS encoding ABC transporter ATP-binding protein encodes MAVLMTSGLARTFTTKSGPVDAVRGIDLTAERGEILGFLGPNGAGKTTTLRMLTTLLPPTGGTATVAGRDLTTDPAGVREKIGYVAQSGGVDPTVTVREELATQARFYRFSRADAAARAEELAHELDLTGLLDRPCAALSGGQRRRLDIAMALTHRPEVLFLDEPTTGLDPGSRADLWKLVRRLRDEYGTTVFLTTHYLDEADELSDRLVVIDNGTVVAEGTPAALKERHAGSADASLQDAFLAITGRGPAPVDTTPVAV; translated from the coding sequence ATGGCAGTCCTCATGACCTCCGGCCTCGCCCGGACGTTCACCACGAAGAGCGGCCCCGTCGACGCGGTCCGCGGCATCGACCTCACCGCCGAGCGCGGCGAGATCCTCGGATTCCTCGGCCCGAACGGCGCGGGCAAGACCACGACCCTGCGCATGCTCACGACGCTGCTGCCGCCCACCGGCGGCACCGCCACCGTCGCCGGCCGCGATCTCACGACCGACCCCGCGGGCGTACGCGAGAAGATCGGGTACGTCGCCCAGTCCGGCGGTGTCGACCCGACCGTCACCGTGCGCGAAGAGCTCGCGACCCAGGCGCGGTTCTACCGCTTCTCCCGGGCCGACGCGGCCGCCCGAGCCGAGGAACTGGCGCACGAACTCGACCTCACCGGGCTTCTCGACCGCCCCTGCGCCGCGCTCTCGGGCGGCCAGCGGCGCCGGCTCGACATCGCGATGGCGCTCACCCACCGGCCCGAGGTCCTCTTCCTCGACGAGCCGACCACCGGACTCGACCCGGGCAGCCGCGCGGACCTGTGGAAGCTCGTGCGGCGGCTGCGTGACGAGTACGGCACGACCGTCTTCCTCACCACGCACTACCTCGACGAGGCGGACGAGCTGTCCGACCGACTCGTCGTCATCGACAACGGCACCGTCGTCGCCGAGGGCACCCCGGCGGCGCTGAAGGAGCGCCACGCCGGATCGGCGGACGCCTCCCTCCAGGACGCCTTCCTCGCCATCACCGGACGCGGCCCCGCGCCGGTGGACACCACACCCGTCGCCGTCTGA
- a CDS encoding TetR/AcrR family transcriptional regulator — MAEGLRERKKRQTRQHISDVATGLFMERGFDAVTIAEIAQAADVSVNTVYNYFPAKEDLFFDRETALVDRLARWVRGRDEGESAAVAVLRELRTEVEAVSPQVGLMEGYDRFLRVIHGASTLQSRVLTFQREIVDRLARTLREETGAAPDDPMPALMAGQINWLYETAMGTIGREMMAGRRPVEVSREVLVLLDVMEELLGERVLGYAVRSG; from the coding sequence ATGGCTGAGGGGCTCAGGGAGCGGAAGAAGCGCCAGACCAGGCAGCACATCTCGGACGTGGCCACGGGCCTGTTCATGGAGCGCGGCTTCGACGCGGTGACCATCGCGGAGATCGCGCAGGCCGCGGACGTCTCCGTCAACACCGTCTACAACTACTTCCCGGCCAAGGAGGACCTCTTCTTCGACCGTGAGACCGCACTCGTCGACCGGCTCGCGCGCTGGGTCCGCGGGCGGGACGAGGGCGAGTCGGCGGCCGTGGCCGTCCTGCGCGAACTGCGCACCGAGGTCGAGGCCGTCTCGCCACAGGTCGGACTGATGGAGGGATATGACCGCTTCCTTCGTGTCATCCACGGTGCCTCCACCCTCCAGTCGCGGGTGCTGACCTTCCAGCGGGAGATCGTCGACCGCCTGGCCCGGACGCTGCGCGAGGAGACCGGCGCCGCCCCCGACGACCCGATGCCGGCTCTGATGGCGGGTCAGATCAACTGGCTGTACGAGACCGCGATGGGCACCATCGGGCGGGAGATGATGGCCGGCCGCCGCCCCGTCGAGGTCTCCCGCGAGGTCCTCGTGCTCCTCGACGTGATGGAGGAGCTGCTCGGCGAGAGGGTCCTCGGCTACGCGGTACGGTCCGGCTGA
- a CDS encoding 3-hydroxyacyl-CoA dehydrogenase family protein: protein MARKLAVIGAGLMGSGIAQVSAQAGWDVVLRDVTDAALTRGTDGIKASYDKFVSKGKLEAADAEAALARITTTTDLDAVADADIVVEAVFEKLEVKHEIFRTLDKLVRDETVLASNTSAIPITKIAAVTERPERVVGAHFFSPVPMMQLCELVRGYKTSDETLATAREFAESVGKTCIVVNRDVAGFVTTRLISALVVEAAKLYESGVATAEDIDIACKLGFGHAMGPLATADLTGVDILLHATSNIYTESQDEKFAPPELMRRMVDAGDIGRKSGQGFYKH, encoded by the coding sequence GTGGCCAGGAAGCTTGCCGTCATCGGGGCCGGACTCATGGGGTCCGGAATCGCGCAGGTCTCCGCCCAGGCGGGCTGGGACGTCGTGCTGCGTGACGTGACCGACGCGGCCCTGACCCGTGGCACCGATGGCATCAAGGCCTCGTACGACAAGTTCGTCTCCAAGGGCAAGCTCGAAGCGGCCGACGCCGAGGCGGCCTTGGCGCGCATCACCACGACCACCGACCTCGACGCCGTCGCCGACGCGGACATCGTCGTCGAGGCCGTCTTCGAGAAGCTCGAGGTCAAGCACGAGATCTTCCGCACCCTCGACAAGCTCGTACGGGACGAGACGGTCCTCGCCTCCAACACCTCGGCCATCCCGATCACCAAGATCGCGGCCGTGACCGAGCGCCCGGAGCGCGTCGTGGGCGCGCACTTCTTCTCGCCCGTCCCGATGATGCAGCTCTGCGAGCTCGTCCGCGGCTACAAGACCAGCGACGAAACCCTCGCCACCGCTCGCGAGTTCGCCGAGTCCGTCGGCAAGACCTGCATCGTCGTCAACCGTGACGTCGCGGGCTTCGTGACCACCCGCCTCATCTCGGCGCTCGTCGTCGAGGCCGCCAAGCTGTACGAGTCGGGCGTCGCGACCGCCGAGGACATCGACATCGCCTGCAAGCTCGGCTTCGGCCACGCCATGGGGCCGCTCGCCACCGCCGACCTGACCGGCGTCGACATCCTGCTGCACGCGACCAGCAACATCTACACCGAGTCGCAGGACGAGAAGTTCGCGCCGCCGGAGCTGATGCGCCGGATGGTGGACGCCGGTGACATCGGGCGCAAGAGCGGGCAGGGCTTCTACAAGCACTGA